One region of Campylobacter concisus genomic DNA includes:
- the tsf gene encoding translation elongation factor Ts, whose protein sequence is MEITAQMVKELRESTGAGMMDCKKALGEANGDMEKAVDILREKGLGQAAKKADRLASEGLISVEVCSKCKKATISEINSETDFVARNPQFQALAKDATAHIQSSGITTVEELNASILNGVKFEDYFKTQIATIGENLVVRRFETIIADDKGVVNGYVHSNGRVGVLIGAACESAEVANKAAEFIRNLCMHAAAMKPSVISYKDLDKEFVEKEFIALRAELEKDNEELKRLGKPLHHIPEYASRCQIGDAELAKATKEIEEELKAEGKPEKIWDKIIPGKIERFYADNTVLDQRLTLLGQFYVMDDKKTIEQVIEEKSKELGGKIEIVKYVRFELGEGLEKKVDDFAAEVAAQIG, encoded by the coding sequence ATGGAAATAACTGCACAAATGGTAAAAGAGCTCCGCGAATCAACCGGAGCAGGTATGATGGACTGCAAAAAGGCACTTGGCGAAGCAAATGGCGACATGGAAAAAGCTGTTGATATCCTTCGTGAAAAGGGTCTTGGTCAAGCTGCTAAAAAGGCTGATCGCCTTGCAAGCGAGGGCTTGATAAGTGTTGAAGTTTGCTCAAAATGCAAAAAAGCAACTATCAGCGAGATCAACTCTGAAACTGACTTCGTTGCAAGAAATCCACAGTTTCAAGCACTTGCAAAAGATGCAACAGCTCATATCCAATCAAGTGGCATAACAACAGTTGAAGAGCTAAACGCAAGCATTTTAAATGGTGTTAAATTTGAAGATTACTTCAAAACTCAGATCGCAACTATTGGTGAAAACCTTGTAGTTCGTCGCTTTGAGACTATTATTGCTGATGATAAAGGCGTGGTAAATGGCTATGTTCACTCAAATGGCCGTGTTGGCGTACTTATTGGTGCAGCTTGCGAAAGCGCTGAAGTTGCAAACAAAGCAGCTGAATTTATAAGAAATTTATGTATGCACGCAGCTGCTATGAAGCCAAGCGTTATAAGCTACAAAGACCTTGATAAAGAGTTTGTTGAGAAAGAATTTATCGCACTTCGCGCTGAACTTGAAAAAGACAATGAAGAGCTAAAACGCCTAGGCAAGCCACTTCATCACATTCCTGAGTATGCTAGTCGCTGCCAAATAGGCGACGCAGAGCTTGCAAAAGCTACAAAAGAGATCGAAGAAGAGCTAAAAGCTGAGGGCAAACCTGAGAAAATTTGGGACAAGATTATCCCTGGCAAGATCGAGAGATTTTATGCTGACAACACAGTGCTTGACCAACGTCTTACACTTTTAGGTCAGTTTTATGTAATGGACGATAAAAAGACTATCGAACAAGTTATCGAAGAGAAGAGCAAAGAGCTTGGCGGCAAGATCGAGATCGTAAAATACGTTCGTTTCGAGCTTGGTGAAGGCTTAGAGAAAAAAGTAGATGACTTTGCTGCAGAAGTTGCTGCTCAAATAGGCTAA
- the rpsB gene encoding 30S ribosomal protein S2 — MVTMRDLLECGVHFGHQTRRWNPKMKKFIFGERKGIYIIDLQKTIRYFRYTYNIVRDAAAEGKSVLFVGTKKQAIDAIKEYAEKCGMPYVNHRWLGGMMTNFGTIRQSIRKLEVIETMEEDGSINLLTKKEALMLRRKKEKLIATLGGIRNMKSLPDMIFVVDTVKEKIAVQEANRLKIPVVAPIDTNCDPDVVDYPIPGNDDAIRSVQLFCQEMAEAINEGKSLLEQDGDEQAAGEEVSQDEKDAVVAEAMSEEDFGEDEE, encoded by the coding sequence ATGGTAACTATGAGAGATTTATTAGAGTGTGGCGTACATTTTGGTCACCAAACACGCCGCTGGAACCCAAAGATGAAAAAATTTATCTTTGGCGAGAGAAAAGGTATCTATATTATAGATCTACAAAAGACTATCCGCTACTTCCGCTACACTTACAACATCGTTCGTGATGCAGCTGCTGAAGGCAAGTCAGTGCTATTTGTTGGTACTAAAAAACAAGCTATCGACGCTATCAAAGAGTACGCTGAAAAATGTGGAATGCCTTATGTAAATCACCGCTGGTTAGGTGGTATGATGACAAACTTTGGTACTATCCGCCAGTCTATCCGCAAACTTGAAGTTATCGAGACTATGGAAGAAGATGGTTCGATAAATTTGCTAACTAAAAAAGAGGCTTTAATGCTTCGCCGCAAAAAAGAGAAGCTTATCGCAACTCTTGGCGGTATCCGCAATATGAAAAGCCTACCTGATATGATATTTGTTGTTGATACAGTTAAAGAAAAGATCGCTGTTCAAGAAGCAAATCGTTTAAAAATTCCAGTTGTAGCACCTATTGATACAAACTGCGATCCTGACGTTGTTGACTATCCGATCCCAGGAAATGACGATGCTATCCGCTCTGTTCAGCTTTTCTGCCAAGAGATGGCTGAAGCGATCAACGAAGGTAAATCACTTCTTGAGCAAGATGGTGACGAACAAGCTGCTGGCGAAGAAGTAAGCCAAGATGAGAAAGACGCAGTTGTAGCTGAGGCTATGAGTGAAGAAGACTTTGGCGAGGACGAAGAGTAA
- a CDS encoding acetyltransferase — protein sequence MPYENFKSKNPLVLKITTNARKFGVETLQNEEFVSILLNVKKLEISSEQRQAMAEIFAKLIKIEEDSQLSK from the coding sequence ATGCCTTACGAAAACTTTAAATCAAAAAATCCTCTTGTGTTAAAAATCACTACAAATGCAAGAAAATTTGGCGTAGAAACACTACAAAACGAGGAGTTTGTAAGCATTCTTTTAAATGTTAAGAAGCTTGAAATTTCATCCGAACAAAGGCAAGCAATGGCAGAAATTTTTGCTAAGTTAATAAAAATCGAAGAAGACTCGCAATTAAGTAAATAA
- a CDS encoding DUF4198 domain-containing protein yields the protein MKIGRILTAIMLTGAFYMVQAHMFWVDGANDEKLGKFIANMGYSDDFPKLEPIMAERIHLFAPITIISKDGNKKKLTQSGENYRYEGERLDKGTYILLAQQNPMYSLKKRSDGKWLIDKTKLDLKDLSDIQICRLMTITSKRVLNLGETNDFVTKPIGVKIEIVPLQNPAEFRVDKPFKLQVFTDGKPLERAKLTGTFAGFLDHKHAFYGVTDEQGITEVLVLRPGFWVFEVIYERPYPDAAKCDKETLKTTLSFEIKE from the coding sequence ATGAAAATAGGTAGAATTTTGACTGCCATTATGTTAACAGGAGCCTTTTATATGGTGCAAGCACACATGTTTTGGGTAGATGGAGCTAATGATGAAAAGCTAGGAAAATTTATCGCAAACATGGGTTATAGCGACGATTTTCCAAAGCTAGAGCCTATTATGGCAGAACGCATCCATCTTTTTGCGCCAATTACTATAATAAGTAAAGATGGTAACAAAAAGAAGCTTACACAAAGTGGCGAGAACTACCGCTACGAGGGTGAAAGATTAGACAAAGGCACATATATCTTACTAGCACAGCAAAATCCTATGTATTCGCTTAAAAAGCGTAGTGATGGCAAGTGGCTAATAGACAAAACTAAGCTTGATCTAAAGGATCTAAGCGATATACAGATTTGCCGGCTGATGACGATAACATCTAAGAGAGTCTTAAATTTAGGTGAAACAAACGACTTCGTAACTAAACCTATTGGAGTTAAAATCGAGATCGTACCATTACAAAACCCAGCGGAATTTAGAGTAGATAAGCCTTTTAAATTGCAGGTTTTTACTGATGGAAAGCCGCTAGAGCGAGCTAAGCTAACTGGTACTTTTGCTGGATTTTTAGACCATAAGCACGCGTTTTATGGTGTGACTGATGAGCAAGGCATCACTGAAGTGTTAGTTCTAAGACCAGGATTTTGGGTATTTGAGGTGATTTATGAAAGACCTTATCCAGATGCTGCGAAGTGTGACAAAGAGACGTTAAAAACGACACTTAGTTTTGAGATAAAAGAATAA
- the pgeF gene encoding peptidoglycan editing factor PgeF, which yields MRENLEIVFDKNGVLAGFTNRFGGVSEGAFESLNLADHVGDDLLKVAQNREILATALGIMPVNLKFMSQIHSNRVEILQDFNDDLPPCDGVITSLKGVALCVLVADCAPVLIIDEHLGVVAAVHAGRAGVTSKICTNAVGLMTSEFGCRASNLRVFIGANIKVQNYEVGKLDLGEFNRYKKDGKFDINAALLDEFAKFGVEQISLDTRCTFERDELFSYRKQSRTGRFCGFVMNRATSVNNKR from the coding sequence ATGCGTGAAAATTTAGAGATCGTCTTTGATAAAAATGGCGTATTAGCTGGCTTTACAAATAGATTTGGTGGTGTGAGTGAGGGTGCTTTTGAGAGCTTAAATTTAGCAGATCATGTTGGCGATGATCTACTAAAGGTCGCACAAAATCGTGAAATTTTAGCAACGGCGCTTGGCATTATGCCTGTTAATTTAAAATTTATGAGCCAAATCCACTCAAATAGAGTGGAAATTTTGCAAGATTTTAACGATGATCTACCTCCATGCGATGGTGTGATAACATCACTAAAAGGCGTAGCACTTTGCGTCTTAGTCGCAGACTGCGCACCTGTTTTGATAATAGATGAACATCTTGGCGTAGTCGCAGCTGTGCATGCGGGACGCGCAGGTGTTACTAGTAAAATTTGCACAAATGCAGTGGGGCTGATGACGAGTGAGTTTGGTTGTCGTGCTAGTAATTTACGCGTATTTATAGGCGCAAATATCAAAGTGCAAAACTACGAAGTAGGCAAGCTGGATCTTGGTGAATTTAACCGATACAAAAAAGATGGAAAATTTGATATAAACGCAGCTTTATTAGACGAATTTGCTAAGTTTGGAGTAGAGCAAATATCGCTAGATACTCGTTGTACTTTTGAGAGAGATGAATTATTCTCATACCGCAAACAGAGTAGAACCGGGCGTTTTTGTGGGTTTGTGATGAATAGAGCCACATCGGTAAATAATAAAAGATAA
- the ribE gene encoding riboflavin synthase produces MFNGLIREIAQVVSYSQNILRLKANFRPNLGDSIAVNGACLSVIKLHEDSFSLELSAESRVNIAVENLKERVHIEPAMKLGERVDGHLMQGHIDFIGKILNIKKNENGVDFYIDLPQEAMALMANKGSVGVEGVSLTINEILPKGIRLTIIPITFRDSLFSTFKVGRRVNIESDLLARYVARQLFCKQDIGLSWDDVERISSLY; encoded by the coding sequence ATGTTTAATGGCTTGATCCGTGAGATAGCACAGGTTGTTAGTTATTCACAAAATATTTTAAGGCTAAAGGCAAATTTTCGTCCAAATTTGGGCGATAGTATTGCCGTAAATGGCGCTTGCCTGAGCGTAATAAAACTACATGAAGATAGCTTTAGCTTGGAGCTAAGCGCAGAGAGTAGGGTAAATATCGCGGTTGAAAATTTAAAAGAAAGAGTGCATATAGAGCCTGCAATGAAGCTTGGCGAGCGCGTGGATGGGCATTTAATGCAAGGACATATCGATTTTATCGGTAAAATTTTAAATATCAAAAAGAATGAGAATGGGGTTGATTTTTATATCGACCTGCCGCAAGAGGCGATGGCTCTTATGGCAAACAAGGGCTCAGTGGGCGTTGAGGGCGTGAGCCTAACCATAAATGAAATTTTGCCAAAGGGTATAAGACTCACAATCATACCAATCACTTTTAGAGATAGTCTTTTTAGCACTTTCAAGGTCGGTAGGCGCGTAAATATCGAAAGCGATCTTTTGGCTCGATACGTAGCTAGGCAGCTTTTTTGCAAGCAAGATATTGGCCTTAGCTGGGACGATGTTGAGCGAATTTCTAGCCTTTACTAG
- a CDS encoding YwqG family protein, producing MDIAKISKGCKERGLDELFKLLSPLARNAIRIDTQAKNDDDIVVGASKFGGSPDLPDGLSWPLNENGALSFVAQINFAEASKFDIDSLLPKSGMLYLFYDRNLRIWGYDPTDKNGFAVIFSDVNHGPLSRRRAESLEGENFTFNACLLSFKNEINLPNLQSSIVPFSKISEAEWEAYHEVIELSWQAKENKLLGHSDNVQDGMELECELVANGFSCGDGSAYHNPRIAEFEKNVTQWQLLLQIDSDDEGDMDWDGEGRIYLWIKRDDLAARDFSKTWLVLQTS from the coding sequence ATGGATATTGCAAAAATTTCTAAAGGTTGTAAAGAACGTGGGCTGGATGAACTTTTTAAGCTCTTATCGCCACTAGCAAGAAATGCCATAAGGATAGATACGCAAGCTAAAAATGACGATGATATCGTCGTTGGAGCATCTAAATTTGGCGGCTCGCCAGATCTGCCAGATGGTTTATCGTGGCCGTTAAATGAAAATGGCGCTTTAAGTTTTGTGGCACAGATAAATTTTGCTGAAGCTAGCAAATTTGACATTGACTCACTACTACCAAAAAGCGGAATGCTCTATCTTTTTTATGATAGAAATTTGCGTATTTGGGGCTATGATCCTACCGATAAAAATGGCTTTGCAGTGATCTTTTCTGATGTAAATCATGGGCCACTTTCTCGCAGGAGAGCGGAGAGCTTAGAGGGAGAAAATTTCACTTTTAATGCGTGCTTGCTCAGCTTTAAAAATGAGATAAATTTGCCAAATTTACAAAGCTCGATTGTACCATTTAGTAAAATTAGTGAGGCTGAGTGGGAGGCCTATCATGAGGTTATTGAGCTAAGCTGGCAGGCCAAAGAAAATAAGCTTCTTGGGCACTCCGATAATGTCCAAGATGGTATGGAGCTAGAGTGTGAGCTGGTTGCAAATGGGTTTAGCTGTGGTGATGGTAGCGCTTATCACAACCCAAGAATAGCAGAATTTGAGAAAAATGTTACCCAGTGGCAACTACTTTTACAGATAGATAGTGATGATGAGGGCGACATGGACTGGGACGGAGAGGGCAGAATTTATCTGTGGATAAAGAGGGACGACCTAGCGGCGCGCGACTTTAGCAAGACGTGGCTAGTTTTGCAAACGAGTTAA
- a CDS encoding CbrC family protein has protein sequence MNKFQEKYITLSKEYYKNNGNASSIEALYEFKEELENCDDIHAKYVLVDVYQLLSMRKSAYDLLLKIHDKSDKKQLKTLGYLVQFIDENDRWALPRPKSRGQILAQKDKASTLPKFIYHPNPLKTGAFKDDMSIVCECCGKDTEIYYNGSIYCEQDISYLCPTCISSGKAAKKFDATFVQDVDKLNTSDAKKDDELFRRTPGYESWQGEHWIACCDDYCEFLGDVGTKELEEMGIADEVFEDYAKRAEYDDKMLREYLVKAGDIAGYLFRCLHCKKYHIYVDAC, from the coding sequence ATGAATAAATTTCAGGAAAAATATATCACTCTTTCAAAAGAATATTATAAAAATAATGGCAATGCTTCTAGTATTGAGGCACTCTATGAGTTTAAAGAAGAGTTGGAAAATTGTGATGACATTCACGCAAAGTATGTTTTAGTCGATGTTTATCAGCTTTTATCTATGAGAAAGAGTGCTTACGACTTACTTTTAAAAATACATGACAAAAGTGATAAAAAACAGCTAAAGACACTTGGCTATCTAGTGCAATTCATTGACGAAAATGATAGATGGGCACTACCTCGCCCAAAAAGTAGAGGTCAAATTTTAGCTCAAAAAGACAAAGCCTCCACACTACCAAAATTTATCTATCATCCCAATCCTTTAAAAACTGGTGCATTTAAAGATGATATGAGCATAGTGTGCGAGTGCTGTGGCAAAGATACTGAAATCTATTATAACGGTAGCATTTATTGCGAGCAAGATATTTCGTATCTTTGTCCTACTTGTATTTCTAGTGGTAAGGCTGCTAAGAAATTTGACGCTACATTTGTGCAAGATGTTGACAAACTAAATACAAGTGATGCTAAAAAGGATGACGAACTCTTTAGAAGAACCCCGGGCTACGAGAGCTGGCAGGGCGAGCATTGGATAGCTTGTTGTGATGATTATTGCGAATTTTTAGGTGATGTTGGTACAAAAGAGCTCGAAGAAATGGGCATAGCAGACGAGGTATTTGAGGACTATGCAAAAAGGGCCGAATATGACGATAAAATGCTACGCGAATATCTTGTCAAAGCTGGCGATATTGCTGGATATTTGTTTCGTTGTTTGCATTGTAAGAAGTATCATATATACGTTGATGCTTGTTAA
- the accA gene encoding acetyl-CoA carboxylase carboxyl transferase subunit alpha — translation MSNYLDFEKSIKQIDEDIANAKIRGDEHAVEILNKNLSKEISKVYKNLNEYQRLQLARHPDRPYSIDYINALLIDGYEIHGDRAFRDDPAIVCYIGYIGGKKTVIIGEQKGRGTKNKLRRNFGMPHPEGYRKALRVAKMAEKFNLPILFLIDTPGAYPGVGAEERGQSEAIARNLFEFANLKTPIIAVVIGEGGSGGALAIGVADRLAMMKNSVFSVISPEGCAAILWNDPAKQEQATKSMKITADDLKSLSLIDAVIDEPINGAHRDKDGAAKALANYFISELAELEKLDINNLVAKRIEKILSIGAFEE, via the coding sequence ATGTCAAATTATTTAGATTTTGAAAAAAGCATAAAACAAATTGATGAAGATATAGCAAATGCTAAGATCAGAGGCGATGAACATGCTGTTGAAATTTTAAATAAAAACCTATCTAAAGAAATCTCAAAAGTATATAAAAATTTAAACGAATATCAGCGTTTACAGCTTGCTCGTCATCCAGATAGACCATATTCTATTGATTATATTAATGCGCTTTTGATTGATGGATATGAGATTCATGGGGATAGAGCATTTCGAGATGATCCAGCAATAGTTTGTTACATCGGCTATATTGGAGGTAAAAAGACTGTTATTATAGGCGAGCAAAAGGGCCGTGGCACTAAAAATAAATTAAGAAGAAATTTTGGTATGCCTCACCCTGAGGGTTATCGCAAGGCTCTTAGAGTTGCAAAAATGGCTGAGAAATTTAATCTACCTATTTTATTTCTCATAGATACTCCAGGCGCATATCCAGGCGTTGGAGCTGAAGAGCGAGGACAAAGTGAAGCCATAGCTAGAAATTTGTTTGAGTTTGCAAATTTAAAAACTCCAATAATTGCTGTTGTCATAGGCGAAGGTGGAAGTGGTGGCGCTTTGGCTATTGGTGTGGCTGATAGACTTGCCATGATGAAAAATTCTGTGTTTTCGGTTATTTCGCCAGAAGGCTGTGCGGCAATACTTTGGAATGACCCAGCTAAACAAGAACAAGCCACAAAATCTATGAAAATAACAGCTGATGATTTAAAAAGTCTATCGCTGATTGATGCTGTTATAGATGAGCCGATAAATGGAGCTCATAGAGATAAAGATGGCGCTGCAAAAGCACTTGCAAATTATTTTATCTCAGAGCTAGCTGAGCTTGAAAAGCTTGATATAAATAATCTTGTAGCAAAAAGAATAGAAAAAATTCTCTCTATCGGAGCATTTGAAGAATAA
- a CDS encoding beta-ketoacyl-ACP synthase II, translating to MKRVVVTGIGMINALGLDKESSFKAICEGKTGVKEITSFDVSDFPVKIAAEITDFDPNSILDGKEVKKVDRFIQLGIKASNEAMADANFKEFDAHKFGVSSAAGIGGLPNIEKNSITYFEKGVKRISPFFIPSALVNMLGGIVSINHGLKGPNLSSVTACAASTHAISQAAKCIMIGQATNMLVIGAESTICGVGIGGFAAMKALSTRNDEPSKASRPFDANRDGFVMGEGAGALVLEEYESAIARGAKIYAEVIGFGESGDAHHITSPTLEGPLSAMKQALDMAKGVKIDYVNAHGTSTPVNDKNETAALKAVFGDKCPPVSSTKGQTGHCLGGAGAIEAVISIMAMRDSIIPPTINYETPDPECDLDYVPNKARKADIKAVMSNSFGFGGTNGVVIFKKLD from the coding sequence TTGAAACGAGTCGTTGTAACTGGTATAGGCATGATAAACGCACTTGGCCTTGACAAAGAGAGTTCTTTTAAGGCTATTTGCGAGGGTAAAACAGGTGTGAAAGAGATCACAAGCTTTGATGTAAGTGACTTTCCTGTTAAAATTGCTGCCGAGATAACTGATTTTGATCCGAATAGCATTTTAGACGGCAAAGAGGTGAAAAAAGTAGATCGTTTCATACAGCTTGGCATAAAAGCATCTAATGAAGCTATGGCTGATGCGAATTTTAAAGAGTTTGATGCTCATAAATTTGGCGTTAGCTCGGCAGCTGGCATAGGTGGTTTGCCAAATATTGAAAAAAATTCAATTACATACTTTGAAAAAGGCGTAAAGAGAATTTCGCCATTTTTCATTCCATCGGCACTTGTAAATATGCTAGGCGGCATAGTTTCTATAAATCACGGACTTAAGGGTCCAAATTTGTCTAGCGTAACAGCATGTGCAGCAAGCACTCATGCGATATCGCAAGCTGCAAAATGCATTATGATTGGTCAAGCTACAAATATGCTAGTTATCGGCGCTGAGTCTACTATTTGTGGTGTAGGTATAGGTGGTTTTGCTGCCATGAAAGCACTATCAACTAGAAATGATGAGCCAAGCAAGGCTTCAAGGCCATTTGATGCAAACCGCGACGGCTTTGTAATGGGCGAAGGCGCTGGTGCGCTTGTACTTGAAGAGTATGAGTCAGCTATTGCAAGAGGTGCCAAAATTTATGCTGAAGTGATTGGATTTGGTGAGAGCGGAGATGCACACCATATTACATCACCAACACTTGAAGGCCCATTAAGTGCGATGAAACAAGCGCTTGATATGGCAAAAGGTGTAAAGATAGATTATGTAAATGCGCACGGTACTTCAACGCCTGTAAATGATAAGAATGAGACTGCGGCACTAAAAGCGGTTTTTGGTGACAAATGTCCACCGGTTAGCTCAACAAAAGGTCAAACTGGACACTGTCTAGGTGGTGCTGGTGCGATCGAGGCTGTTATATCTATAATGGCAATGAGAGATAGTATCATCCCTCCAACAATAAATTACGAAACTCCTGATCCAGAGTGCGATCTAGACTACGTTCCAAATAAAGCTAGAAAAGCTGATATAAAAGCTGTTATGAGCAACTCATTTGGCTTTGGTGGAACAAACGGCGTCGTAATATTTAAAAAGTTGGATTAA
- the acpP gene encoding acyl carrier protein → MAVFEDVRDVVVEQLSVDPQAVKLESKIIEDLGADSLDVVELVMALEEKFEVEIPDSEAEKLISIQDVVNYIEKLGK, encoded by the coding sequence ATGGCAGTATTTGAAGACGTAAGAGACGTAGTTGTAGAGCAACTAAGTGTAGATCCACAAGCAGTAAAATTAGAGTCTAAAATCATCGAAGATTTAGGCGCTGATTCACTTGACGTTGTAGAGCTAGTTATGGCTTTAGAAGAGAAATTTGAAGTAGAAATTCCTGATAGCGAAGCAGAGAAATTAATAAGCATTCAAGACGTTGTAAATTATATAGAAAAGCTAGGTAAATAA
- the fabG gene encoding 3-oxoacyl-ACP reductase FabG — protein MKFSGKNVLITGASRGIGAQIAKTLANMGLKVWINYRSKPEIADALQAEIEQNGGKAAVIKFDATDEDEFIKGINLIVDSDGELSYLVNNAGITNDKLALRMKTSEFTDVINANLTSAFIGCREALKVMSKKRFGAVVNVASIVGEMGNAGQVNYSASKGGLIAMSKSFAKEGASRNIRFNSVTPGFIETDMTHGLSDEVKKTYSDNIPLKRFGSASEVAEVVAFLLSDHASYVTGETLRINGGLYM, from the coding sequence ATGAAATTTAGCGGAAAAAACGTGCTAATAACAGGTGCAAGCAGAGGTATCGGCGCACAGATCGCAAAGACGCTTGCAAATATGGGCTTAAAAGTGTGGATAAACTACCGCTCAAAGCCTGAGATAGCAGACGCTTTGCAGGCCGAGATCGAGCAAAATGGTGGCAAGGCTGCTGTAATAAAATTTGACGCAACTGACGAAGATGAGTTTATAAAAGGTATAAATTTGATAGTTGATAGCGACGGCGAGCTAAGCTATCTTGTAAATAACGCCGGCATTACAAACGACAAACTAGCACTTCGCATGAAAACTAGCGAATTTACAGATGTGATAAATGCAAATTTAACTTCAGCTTTCATAGGATGTAGAGAGGCTTTGAAAGTGATGAGCAAAAAGCGCTTTGGAGCAGTCGTAAACGTCGCTTCTATCGTTGGTGAGATGGGAAATGCAGGGCAGGTGAATTATTCAGCCAGTAAGGGCGGACTAATCGCCATGAGCAAGAGCTTTGCAAAAGAGGGTGCAAGCAGAAATATACGCTTTAATAGCGTAACTCCGGGCTTTATCGAGACTGATATGACGCATGGACTAAGCGATGAGGTGAAAAAAACTTATAGCGATAATATCCCGTTAAAACGTTTCGGCAGTGCTAGTGAAGTAGCTGAGGTAGTAGCGTTTTTACTAAGTGATCATGCAAGCTACGTAACTGGTGAGACGCTTAGAATAAATGGCGGACTTTATATGTAG
- a CDS encoding pyridoxamine 5'-phosphate oxidase family protein, translating into MDERIVKFLKKMHLASVCVVDEEGQPYAFSAFYAFDEVNFSLLLASSDDSSHIKFLKNSKLVAGTVALDTKIVGKIEGVQFQGQMKEAKENEKEIYFKRFFYAKAMDPKIWCINLEKLKFTSNVLGFGKKIKWERNNKI; encoded by the coding sequence ATGGATGAGCGGATAGTTAAATTTCTAAAAAAAATGCATCTCGCTAGCGTTTGCGTCGTTGATGAGGAGGGACAACCTTACGCTTTTAGTGCATTTTATGCCTTTGATGAGGTAAATTTTAGCCTTTTGCTAGCTAGCTCAGATGATAGCTCACATATCAAATTTTTAAAAAACTCAAAGCTTGTTGCTGGTACGGTCGCTCTTGATACAAAGATCGTTGGTAAGATCGAGGGTGTGCAGTTTCAAGGGCAGATGAAAGAGGCTAAAGAAAATGAAAAAGAAATTTATTTCAAAAGATTTTTTTATGCAAAAGCGATGGATCCAAAAATTTGGTGCATAAATCTTGAAAAGCTTAAATTTACGAGTAATGTTCTTGGTTTTGGCAAAAAGATAAAGTGGGAAAGAAATAATAAAATTTAG